From the bacterium genome, the window GAGAAAACCCCTTATCCTTCTTGGAAGGGTGGTTGATGAGAGGTTTTCCGGGGTTCGTGAGAGGACAAAGGATAGCCTATGCGTTCCAATGATAACAAAGGATAGGCTTGTAGGCGTATTTTCTTTAAGCAATAGAAAGGGTCAGGGCATATTTGAAAAGGCAGATATGAACCTTCTTGCAACACTAGCGAATGAGGCTGGTTTAGCAATAGAAACAGCCCTTCTTTATGACCTTTCTCAGAAAAGGATAAAAGAGCTTTTGGGGATAAAGAGGATAGCGGGTGAGATGATGTTAAGAAAGGATATAAAGGAAGTAATTGGGCTTTCTCTTAACATAGGGTGTGAGTTATTAGAGTGTGAATTTGGTTGGTTTTTTGAGCCAAAAGAGGGAGGATATGCCCTTATATCTGCCAGGGGAAAGGGAAGAATGGATGAAAGGGATTTTGAAGGCATTCTTAAAACAGGTGATGATACAGTAAAATGGATAGGAGGGAATAAAAAGCCCTTAATAATTGATAAATGCGAGGAAGACCCAAGGTTTGCACCAATTAGAACAATACATTGCAAAACCCTCCTTGGCATTCCAGTTATATCAGGAGAAAATCTTTTGGGTGTAATAGAATTTTTTAATAAGGAGCCATATTTTACAAAGGATGATGTCCGCTTAAGTTTGGTTTTTGCAAATCAAATGGCTATTGCTATTGAGAATGCAGACCTTTTCCTTGATATAAAGAAGAAAGCCCTTGAGCTTTCAACGGTTAATCAAATGGTAAAGGAAATTGCTTCTGCTCCCAATTTTGACGAACTTATCTTAAAGGTTATATCCTTTGCATCAAGGGTGATGCGTTCAAAGAAGGTATGGTTTCACCTTATAGAGGATAGGGAGCTTATTCTTAAAGGAGAGATTGGGTTAACAGACCTAGAGAAAAAAAGGGAGGAAGGTCTTAGCCTAGGAAGGGGAATAGCTGGTGTTTGTGCATTAGAAAAGGAGGTAACTATTGTTTCTGATATAAAAAGAGATAAGAGGATTAAGGAAGAGGATAAAAGGATGTATAAACCCTCATCATACATTTCCTGCCCCATTATTGTTAAGGATGAAGCAATAGGTGTTCTATCTTTTTCTGAGAAATTGCTAGAGACAGAATACGATGAGGATGATTCTGCCCTTCTTACAACACTTAGCTCCCAGGTCTCTATTGCTATTGAGAATATCAGGTTATACTTAAACCTGGAAAGGCATACAATAGAAACATTCAAAACCCTATCAGCGGTTATAGAGGCAAGAGACCCAAGGACAAGGGGCTATGGAGAAATGGTTTCAAGATATGCAGAGAAGCTGGCAAAAAATAAGGGGTTAGCAGAAGATGAGGTAAAAAGAATAGCTGAAGCATCCTCTCTTATTGATATTGGAAAGATTGGTATTCCAGAAGAAATCCTTCTAAAGGATGAGCATTTTCTTAACCCAGAAGAGGCTGAAAGGATAAAACAGCATTCCCTTATCAGCGTTCAGATGTTGCGTTCCCATGCAGGATTTAAGCCCATTATCAAGCTTATATATCACCATCATGAAAACTACGATGGCACAGGATACCCGGATGGCATCTCTGGTGAGGATATTCCTATTGGCTCAAGAATAATTGCTATTGTTGATAATTTTTCCCATCTTTTAAAACAAGGCAAGACAAAAGAAGAAGGGTCTGCATTTTTAAAAGAAAAATCTGGTTCTTTCTTTGACCCTGAGCTTGTTTCTATATTTATAAATTCCTGTTTGAAAGAATAACACTTACCCTGCTACAACCTTTATCCCTTCCTCTATTGTTGTTATTCCTTCCAAAACCTTTTCTTTAGCTGCATCCTTTAATGTAACAAGCCCTTTTTCCATAGCAAGCTCTGTTATTCTGGAAGCAGGTTCTCTTTCTGTAATAAGCTCTTGAATCTCATGGTCTATATCAAGTAATTCATATATGGCAATCCTTCCCTTGTAGCCTATTTGACTACATTTCTTACATCCCTCTCCCCTCCAAAGGGGTGTGTCAGGAGAAATATCAAAGAATTTAAGAAAGCTTTCCTTTGGCTTATAAGGAATTCTACATTCTAGGCATATCTTTCTAATAAGCCTCTGGGCAACAG encodes:
- a CDS encoding GAF domain-containing protein; translated protein: MKRLGFIFDFFIWLLVLGFIGVTIFLNYKTNVPIHPTIYAILSFLLISTLIVQEERKKNKKRKERLFCLQKASLSLASSLNLADVFKEIAESSLLLVKNGEACIVEQIAEGMPQIRYSLNIQGKPDNTFGIMVKEKEYIVSLALPKERPKWSENYKYFIGIPLILAGNIIGILELYFKKKHKIGKEEKEALTTLSSYAASSISNASQYEETSLALKKEKQAFVALSKIDKSLKEEVLDLEDQLNIILKEAFRATGAMKSEVWVLDEGVNELSCITVYPLVDMVYGVRCKMDEGLLGEAFSLRKPISCPDLTKEPKFTNPLKRKVISSLFIPLVYQEKNVGVMALFNKNGNQPFTDADLNILEGISTQASIAISQTKMYYKLKNLTAGLVSLYEINRTLAEGKELNNVLQLILKKGCELFSCDNGSIMLLDEKTNELTIKVASGLSEEIIRTTKKYVGDGSIAGWVAKERKPLILLGRVVDERFSGVRERTKDSLCVPMITKDRLVGVFSLSNRKGQGIFEKADMNLLATLANEAGLAIETALLYDLSQKRIKELLGIKRIAGEMMLRKDIKEVIGLSLNIGCELLECEFGWFFEPKEGGYALISARGKGRMDERDFEGILKTGDDTVKWIGGNKKPLIIDKCEEDPRFAPIRTIHCKTLLGIPVISGENLLGVIEFFNKEPYFTKDDVRLSLVFANQMAIAIENADLFLDIKKKALELSTVNQMVKEIASAPNFDELILKVISFASRVMRSKKVWFHLIEDRELILKGEIGLTDLEKKREEGLSLGRGIAGVCALEKEVTIVSDIKRDKRIKEEDKRMYKPSSYISCPIIVKDEAIGVLSFSEKLLETEYDEDDSALLTTLSSQVSIAIENIRLYLNLERHTIETFKTLSAVIEARDPRTRGYGEMVSRYAEKLAKNKGLAEDEVKRIAEASSLIDIGKIGIPEEILLKDEHFLNPEEAERIKQHSLISVQMLRSHAGFKPIIKLIYHHHENYDGTGYPDGISGEDIPIGSRIIAIVDNFSHLLKQGKTKEEGSAFLKEKSGSFFDPELVSIFINSCLKE